Proteins encoded by one window of Puntigrus tetrazona isolate hp1 chromosome 17, ASM1883169v1, whole genome shotgun sequence:
- the asb2b gene encoding ankyrin repeat and SOCS box protein 2b isoform X2, whose protein sequence is MTRFSYAEYIALFRSSDTKRSSSPQKTSLLSGGAANQDETDPSRVSCPVRRAHVWSVSEDGWTDLHEAAHRGQALAVRTLLTDPGVCVDKRTLQEQTPLLLALHGPHLECVRSLLEAGADPDISNKNKETPLYKACERESVGAVKLLLAFGAAVNQRCYRGRTALHEAARRGNSALCETLLEARAAVDARDADDITAAVEAARHGHTAALEYLIHNGAGVNAQTCDGNTALTEACRHGHTETVKLLLKHHADANKATNAGLLPLHIASQHGHGEIVSSLLAVSSRVRVRRSGISPLHLAAEHDRRAVLSLLIECGFDVNSKLSPERSAGFQDRRVSALYCAVAARNTRAAAALLRAGADPNTDPSSPLLLAARHGCLETVALLLKHGARAEGLPALLRHTHQLDLLQCLLDHGCDARACFSCHTHLRDPSDGEVEFCDWISSSAWRHSAGRLVDLLLDYVGNVRLCSRIRDLLLDQPEWTSIKQKTCEVCVCL, encoded by the exons ATGACACGATTCTCTTACGCCGAATATATCGCATTATTTCGATCGAGCGACACGAAACGAAGCTCGTCGCCGCAGAAAACATCGTTATTATCTGGAGGAGCTGCGAACCAGGACGAGACAGACCCGTcacg AGTCAGCTGTCCTGTGAGAAGAGCACATGTGTGGAGCGTGAGTGAAGACGGCTGGACGGATCTACATGAAGCGGCTCACCGCGGTCAGGCGCTCGCTGTGAGGACTCTGCTGACAG atcCTGGAGTGTGTGTAGACAAACGCACGCTTCAGGAGCAGACGCCGCTGCTGCTCGCCCTTCACGGCCCACACCTGGAGTGTGTGAGGAGTCTTCTGGAAGCAGGAGCCGACCCTGAcatcagcaacaaaaacaaagagacaccTCTTTATAAAG cGTGTGAACGGGAGAGCGTCGGAGCGGTGAAGCTGCTGCTGGCGTTCGGGGCGGCGGTCAATCAGCGCTGTTATCGCGGCCGGACGGCGCTGCATGAGGCGGCGAGGCGAGGGAACTCTGCGCTCTGTGAGACGCTCCTGGAGGCTCGAGCCGCTGTAGACGCCCGCGACGCCGACGACATCACAGCCGCCGTAGAAGCAGCTCGACACGGACACACTGCGGCGCTGGAGTACCTCATCCACAACG GTGCTGGTGTGAACGCTCAGACGTGTGACGGGAACACGGCTTTAACTGAGGCCTGCAGACACGGTCACACAGAAACAGTGAAGCTTCTGCTCAAACATCACGCAGACGCCAACAAAGCCACCAACGCCGGGCTCCTGCCTCTGCACATCGCCAGCCAGCACGGACACGGCGA GATAGTGTCGTCTCTGCTCGCGGTCAGCAGCCGGGTGAGGGTCCGGCGGAGTGGGATCTCTCCTCTTCATCTGGCGGCGGAGCACGACCGGCGGGCCGTTCTGAGTCTGCTGATCGAGTGTGGATTCGATGTCAACAGCAAGCTGTCTCCGGAGCGCTCCGCTGGGTTCCAGGACCGCCGGGTCTCGGCTCTGTACTGCGCCGTCGCTGCCAGGAACACGAGGGCCGCCGCCGCTCTGCTGAGGGCCGGGGCCGACCCCAACACTGACCCCAGCAGTCCGCTGCTGCTGGCGGCGCGTCACGGCTGTCTGGAGACCGTGGCCCTGCTGCTGAAGCACGGGGCCCGTGCAGAGGGCCTCCCAGCGCTGCTGCGGCACACTCATCAGCTGGACCTGCTGCAATGCCTGCTGGACCACGGCTGCGACGCCCGGGCCTGCTTCAGCTGCCACACACACCTCAGAGACCCCAGTGATGGAGAGGTAGAG TTTTGTGACTGGATCTCGTCGTCTGCGTGGAGGCACTCGGCTGGACGGCTCGTTGATTTGCTGCTGGACTATGTGGGAAACGTTCGGCTCTGCAGCAGGATCAGAGATCTCCTTCTGGACCAGCCCGAGTGGACGagcattaaacagaaaacatgtgAG gtgtgtgtgtgtctgtga
- the asb2b gene encoding ankyrin repeat and SOCS box protein 2b isoform X1 — protein sequence MTRFSYAEYIALFRSSDTKRSSSPQKTSLLSGGAANQDETDPSRVSCPVRRAHVWSVSEDGWTDLHEAAHRGQALAVRTLLTDPGVCVDKRTLQEQTPLLLALHGPHLECVRSLLEAGADPDISNKNKETPLYKACERESVGAVKLLLAFGAAVNQRCYRGRTALHEAARRGNSALCETLLEARAAVDARDADDITAAVEAARHGHTAALEYLIHNGAGVNAQTCDGNTALTEACRHGHTETVKLLLKHHADANKATNAGLLPLHIASQHGHGEIVSSLLAVSSRVRVRRSGISPLHLAAEHDRRAVLSLLIECGFDVNSKLSPERSAGFQDRRVSALYCAVAARNTRAAAALLRAGADPNTDPSSPLLLAARHGCLETVALLLKHGARAEGLPALLRHTHQLDLLQCLLDHGCDARACFSCHTHLRDPSDGEVEFCDWISSSAWRHSAGRLVDLLLDYVGNVRLCSRIRDLLLDQPEWTSIKQKTSSPRSLSHLCRLKIREQLGPERLRCVGSLPLPGPMLQYLSSRGL from the exons ATGACACGATTCTCTTACGCCGAATATATCGCATTATTTCGATCGAGCGACACGAAACGAAGCTCGTCGCCGCAGAAAACATCGTTATTATCTGGAGGAGCTGCGAACCAGGACGAGACAGACCCGTcacg AGTCAGCTGTCCTGTGAGAAGAGCACATGTGTGGAGCGTGAGTGAAGACGGCTGGACGGATCTACATGAAGCGGCTCACCGCGGTCAGGCGCTCGCTGTGAGGACTCTGCTGACAG atcCTGGAGTGTGTGTAGACAAACGCACGCTTCAGGAGCAGACGCCGCTGCTGCTCGCCCTTCACGGCCCACACCTGGAGTGTGTGAGGAGTCTTCTGGAAGCAGGAGCCGACCCTGAcatcagcaacaaaaacaaagagacaccTCTTTATAAAG cGTGTGAACGGGAGAGCGTCGGAGCGGTGAAGCTGCTGCTGGCGTTCGGGGCGGCGGTCAATCAGCGCTGTTATCGCGGCCGGACGGCGCTGCATGAGGCGGCGAGGCGAGGGAACTCTGCGCTCTGTGAGACGCTCCTGGAGGCTCGAGCCGCTGTAGACGCCCGCGACGCCGACGACATCACAGCCGCCGTAGAAGCAGCTCGACACGGACACACTGCGGCGCTGGAGTACCTCATCCACAACG GTGCTGGTGTGAACGCTCAGACGTGTGACGGGAACACGGCTTTAACTGAGGCCTGCAGACACGGTCACACAGAAACAGTGAAGCTTCTGCTCAAACATCACGCAGACGCCAACAAAGCCACCAACGCCGGGCTCCTGCCTCTGCACATCGCCAGCCAGCACGGACACGGCGA GATAGTGTCGTCTCTGCTCGCGGTCAGCAGCCGGGTGAGGGTCCGGCGGAGTGGGATCTCTCCTCTTCATCTGGCGGCGGAGCACGACCGGCGGGCCGTTCTGAGTCTGCTGATCGAGTGTGGATTCGATGTCAACAGCAAGCTGTCTCCGGAGCGCTCCGCTGGGTTCCAGGACCGCCGGGTCTCGGCTCTGTACTGCGCCGTCGCTGCCAGGAACACGAGGGCCGCCGCCGCTCTGCTGAGGGCCGGGGCCGACCCCAACACTGACCCCAGCAGTCCGCTGCTGCTGGCGGCGCGTCACGGCTGTCTGGAGACCGTGGCCCTGCTGCTGAAGCACGGGGCCCGTGCAGAGGGCCTCCCAGCGCTGCTGCGGCACACTCATCAGCTGGACCTGCTGCAATGCCTGCTGGACCACGGCTGCGACGCCCGGGCCTGCTTCAGCTGCCACACACACCTCAGAGACCCCAGTGATGGAGAGGTAGAG TTTTGTGACTGGATCTCGTCGTCTGCGTGGAGGCACTCGGCTGGACGGCTCGTTGATTTGCTGCTGGACTATGTGGGAAACGTTCGGCTCTGCAGCAGGATCAGAGATCTCCTTCTGGACCAGCCCGAGTGGACGagcattaaacagaaaacat CGTCTCCACGATCTCTATCACATCTCTGTCGGCTGAAGATCCGAGAGCAGCTGGGGCCGGAGAGACTGAGGTGTGTGGGGTCCCTGCCGCTGCCGGGCCCCATGCTGCAGTACCTGAGCTCCAGGGGCCTTTAG